In Streptomyces sp. NBC_00569, a single genomic region encodes these proteins:
- the glnA gene encoding type I glutamate--ammonia ligase, producing MFQNADDAKKFIADEDVKFVDVRFCDLPGVMQHFTVPAAAFDPTEELAFDGSSIRGFQAIHESDMALRADLTTARIDPFRRDKTVNINFFIHDPITGEQYSRDPRNVAKKAEAYLASTGIADTAYFGPEAEFYVFDSVRFETSANRSIYEIDSEAGAWNTGSEENNRGYKVRYKGGYFPTPPVDHFADLRAEISLELDKNGLQVERQHHEVGTAGQAEINYKFNTLLAAADDLMLFKYIVKNVAWRNGKTATFMPKPIFGDNGSGMHVHQSLWANGDPLFYDEQGYAGLSDMARYYIGGILKHAPSLLAFTNPTVNSYHRLVPGFEAPVNMVYSQRNRSAAMRIPITGSNPKAKRVEFRAPDPSSNPYLAFSALLMAGLDGVKNKIEPAEPIDKDLYELAPEEHANVQQVPTSLPAVLEALEADNEYLQAGGVFTSDLIETWIDYKRTNEIAPIQLRPHPHEFELYFDI from the coding sequence ATGTTCCAGAACGCCGATGACGCCAAGAAGTTCATCGCGGACGAGGACGTCAAGTTCGTCGACGTCCGGTTCTGCGACCTGCCGGGTGTGATGCAGCACTTCACGGTGCCGGCCGCGGCGTTCGACCCCACCGAGGAGCTGGCCTTCGACGGATCCTCGATCCGTGGCTTCCAGGCCATCCACGAGTCCGACATGGCGCTCCGCGCCGACCTGACCACCGCGCGCATCGACCCCTTCCGCCGCGACAAGACGGTCAACATCAACTTCTTCATCCACGACCCGATCACGGGCGAGCAGTACTCGCGTGACCCGCGCAACGTCGCGAAGAAGGCCGAGGCGTACCTGGCCTCGACCGGGATCGCCGACACCGCGTACTTCGGCCCCGAGGCCGAGTTCTACGTCTTCGACTCGGTTCGCTTCGAGACCTCCGCGAACCGCTCGATCTACGAGATCGACTCCGAGGCCGGCGCCTGGAACACCGGTTCGGAAGAGAACAACCGCGGCTACAAGGTCCGCTACAAGGGCGGCTACTTCCCGACCCCGCCGGTCGACCACTTCGCCGACCTGCGCGCGGAGATCTCCCTGGAGCTGGACAAGAACGGCCTCCAGGTCGAGCGCCAGCACCACGAGGTCGGCACCGCCGGCCAGGCGGAGATCAACTACAAGTTCAACACGCTGCTCGCCGCGGCCGACGACCTGATGCTCTTCAAGTACATCGTGAAGAACGTCGCCTGGCGCAACGGCAAGACCGCGACCTTCATGCCGAAGCCGATCTTCGGTGACAACGGCTCGGGCATGCACGTCCACCAGTCCCTGTGGGCCAACGGCGACCCGCTGTTCTACGACGAGCAGGGCTACGCCGGCCTCTCGGACATGGCGCGCTACTACATCGGCGGCATCCTCAAGCACGCCCCGTCGCTGCTCGCCTTCACGAACCCGACGGTGAACTCGTACCACCGCCTGGTCCCGGGCTTCGAGGCGCCGGTCAACATGGTCTACTCGCAGCGCAACCGCTCCGCCGCGATGCGCATCCCGATCACGGGCTCGAACCCGAAGGCCAAGCGCGTCGAGTTCCGCGCGCCGGACCCGTCCTCGAACCCGTACCTCGCCTTCTCGGCCCTCCTGATGGCCGGCCTCGACGGCGTGAAGAACAAGATCGAGCCCGCCGAGCCGATCGACAAGGACCTGTACGAGCTGGCTCCCGAGGAGCACGCGAACGTCCAGCAGGTCCCGACCTCGCTCCCCGCGGTCCTCGAAGCCCTCGAGGCGGACAACGAGTACCTCCAGGCCGGCGGCGTCTTCACGTCCGACCTGATCGAGACGTGGATCGACTACAAGCGCACGAACGAGATCGCCCCGATCCAGCTCCGCCCGCACCCGCACGAGTTCGAGCTGTACTTCGACATTTAA
- a CDS encoding DUF2252 domain-containing protein, translating into MTTPQARADAGRAARKRASRSSHGAWIPAADRADPIVVLEQQAADRVAELLPIRYGRMAASPFAFLRGAAAVMTGDLAIQRATGLTVQLCGDAHLLNFGLFASPERSLLFDVNDFDETSPGPFEWDVKRLAASVAVAARDNGHTDTQALKSARAAVAAYRTTMRRLAGMGELAVWYEHIDAHELLPLIRSGRNRRRVRATLAQATRRTSLHALGKLTEVVDGRRRIINDPPLLERASTPDAATVRKLFGDYRSTLAEERRRLLDRYHFVDAARKVVGVGSVGTRCFIVLLEGRDADDPLFLQIKEATRSVIEEHLPHGPYVHPGHRVVAGQRLLQATGDIFLGWMTGPQGRAFYWRQLRDMKGSADVDGMGPDELRFYAELCGNTLARAHARSGDRIAISGYLGRADTFDRAVADFALRYIEQNATDHTALRRAASEGLITLAPGV; encoded by the coding sequence ATGACCACTCCCCAGGCCAGGGCCGACGCCGGCAGGGCGGCCCGCAAACGCGCCTCACGCTCCTCGCACGGTGCGTGGATCCCCGCCGCCGACCGCGCCGACCCCATCGTCGTACTGGAACAGCAGGCGGCCGACCGCGTCGCCGAACTGCTGCCCATCCGGTACGGACGGATGGCGGCCTCCCCGTTCGCGTTCCTGCGCGGCGCCGCCGCCGTCATGACCGGTGACCTGGCCATCCAGCGCGCCACCGGCCTCACGGTCCAACTATGCGGCGACGCACACCTGTTGAACTTCGGCCTGTTCGCGTCCCCGGAACGGTCCCTGCTCTTCGACGTCAACGACTTCGACGAGACCAGCCCGGGCCCCTTCGAATGGGACGTGAAACGGCTGGCCGCGAGCGTGGCCGTCGCCGCCCGCGACAACGGGCACACCGACACCCAGGCCCTCAAGTCGGCCCGTGCCGCCGTGGCCGCGTACCGCACGACGATGCGCCGCCTCGCCGGGATGGGCGAACTCGCCGTCTGGTACGAGCACATCGACGCGCACGAGCTGCTGCCCCTCATCCGCTCCGGCCGCAACCGCCGCCGCGTCCGGGCGACCCTCGCCCAGGCCACCCGCCGCACCAGCCTCCACGCGCTCGGCAAACTCACCGAGGTCGTCGACGGGCGCCGCCGCATCATCAACGATCCGCCGCTCCTCGAACGGGCGAGCACTCCCGACGCGGCCACGGTGCGCAAACTGTTCGGCGACTACCGCTCCACCCTCGCCGAGGAACGCCGCCGCCTCCTCGACCGCTACCACTTCGTCGATGCCGCCCGCAAGGTCGTCGGCGTCGGCAGCGTCGGCACCCGCTGCTTCATCGTGCTGCTCGAAGGGCGCGACGCCGACGACCCCCTGTTCCTCCAGATCAAGGAGGCCACCCGGTCCGTCATCGAGGAACACCTGCCGCACGGCCCCTACGTCCACCCGGGCCACCGCGTCGTCGCCGGCCAGCGCCTGCTCCAGGCCACCGGTGACATCTTCCTCGGCTGGATGACCGGCCCCCAGGGCCGCGCCTTCTACTGGCGTCAGCTGCGCGACATGAAGGGCTCCGCCGACGTCGACGGCATGGGCCCGGACGAACTGCGCTTCTACGCCGAACTGTGCGGCAACACCCTGGCCCGCGCTCACGCCCGCTCCGGCGACCGCATCGCCATCTCCGGCTACCTCGGCCGCGCCGACACCTTCGACCGCGCCGTGGCCGACTTCGCGCTGCGCTACATCGAACAGAACGCCACCGACCACACGGCCCTGCGCAGGGCGGCGTCGGAGGGCCTGATCACGCTGGCGCCGGGCGTCTGA
- a CDS encoding winged helix-turn-helix domain-containing protein has protein sequence MANTRSFSTASSVTAAPSPAVTGRHRLRAVDRDEDWGLPRSNAVESLGNDVADFLPPGATWLPAPPHTLPTLPGRPPMIGYLVLVPADQQPLLPVPDEPGPRPEAASQNSGTGAGSDTDALVGIDGVQRTAWVDGRQLDLTYLEFELLAHLVAHPHRVHTRDQLVTTVWGYGHVGDGRTVDVHVARLRRKLGAEHRQVIQTVRRVGYKYAPPSTR, from the coding sequence ATGGCGAACACCCGTTCCTTCTCCACCGCTTCCTCCGTGACCGCCGCCCCCTCCCCCGCCGTCACCGGCCGCCACCGCCTGCGCGCCGTCGACCGGGACGAGGACTGGGGCCTCCCCCGCTCGAACGCAGTTGAGAGCTTGGGGAACGACGTCGCGGACTTCCTGCCGCCGGGCGCGACCTGGCTGCCCGCTCCCCCGCACACCCTGCCCACGCTCCCCGGCCGGCCGCCGATGATCGGCTACCTGGTGCTCGTGCCCGCGGACCAGCAGCCGCTGCTCCCGGTGCCCGACGAGCCCGGCCCTCGGCCCGAAGCGGCGTCGCAGAACAGCGGTACCGGCGCCGGCAGCGACACCGACGCCCTCGTCGGCATCGACGGCGTGCAGCGCACCGCATGGGTCGACGGGCGCCAACTCGACCTGACGTACCTGGAGTTCGAGCTGCTCGCGCACCTCGTCGCGCATCCGCACCGGGTGCACACCCGCGACCAGCTCGTGACCACCGTGTGGGGCTACGGGCACGTGGGCGACGGACGGACGGTCGACGTCCATGTCGCGCGGCTGCGGCGCAAGCTCGGAGCCGAGCACCGTCAGGTGATCCAGACGGTGCGGCGGGTGGGGTACAAGTACGCCCCGCCGTCGACACGGTGA
- the lipB gene encoding lipoyl(octanoyl) transferase LipB, with amino-acid sequence MNELRFVRLGFGADSVDYQEAWDEQRRVHAARFADEVPDTCLLLEHPPVYTAGRRTAPEERPLDGTPVVDVDRGGKITWHGPGQLVGYPIQKLPRPVDVVAHLRRLEDAMIAVCAEFGVETSRVEGRAGVWVLGDAKDATEERPKLGGLSLDFDPRVNDSEFDPRLNGPEYAPSNAGQRREDRKICAMGIRVAKGVTMHGFALNVNPDTSNFDKIIPCGIRDAGVTSLSYELGREVTIDEVLPVVERHLRDVLENAALAPRVVEKASEREPDKATA; translated from the coding sequence GTGAATGAGTTGCGGTTCGTCCGCTTGGGTTTCGGAGCGGACTCGGTCGACTACCAGGAGGCCTGGGACGAGCAGCGCCGTGTGCACGCCGCCCGTTTCGCGGACGAGGTCCCCGACACCTGTCTGCTTCTCGAACACCCGCCCGTCTACACCGCGGGCCGCCGTACCGCGCCCGAGGAGCGTCCGCTGGACGGCACCCCCGTCGTGGACGTCGACCGTGGCGGCAAGATCACCTGGCACGGCCCGGGCCAGCTCGTCGGCTACCCGATCCAGAAGCTGCCGCGCCCCGTCGACGTGGTCGCGCACCTGCGCCGCCTGGAGGACGCGATGATCGCGGTCTGCGCCGAGTTCGGCGTGGAGACCTCCCGCGTCGAGGGCCGAGCGGGCGTGTGGGTACTCGGAGACGCCAAGGACGCGACCGAGGAGCGCCCGAAGCTCGGCGGCCTGTCCCTGGACTTCGACCCCCGGGTGAACGACTCCGAGTTCGACCCCCGTCTCAACGGCCCGGAGTACGCGCCCTCGAACGCCGGCCAGCGTCGCGAGGACCGCAAGATCTGCGCCATGGGCATCCGCGTCGCCAAGGGCGTCACGATGCACGGCTTCGCGCTGAACGTGAATCCGGACACCTCGAACTTCGACAAGATCATCCCCTGTGGCATCCGCGACGCGGGCGTCACCTCGCTCTCGTACGAGCTGGGCCGCGAGGTCACGATCGACGAGGTGCTGCCGGTCGTGGAGCGCCACCTGCGCGATGTCCTGGAGAACGCGGCCCTCGCCCCGCGCGTCGTCGAGAAGGCGTCCGAGAGGGAGCCCGACAAGGCGACCGCCTGA
- the glnII gene encoding glutamine synthetase translates to MTFKAEYIWIDGTQPTAKLRSKTKIIAGSAPALEELPIWGFDGSSTSQAKGHASDRVLRPVASYPDPIRGGGDILVLCEVLNIDMTPHESNTRAALAEVAEQFAAQESIFGIEQEYTFFEGERPLGFPVGGFPAAQGGYYCGVGADEIFGRDVVEAHLDNCLKAGLGISGINAEVMPGQWEFQVGPLAPLEVSDQLWVARWLLYRTAEDFNISATLDPKPVKGDWNGAGAHTNFSTKAMREGYDAIITACESLGEGSKPMDHVKNYGAGIDDRLTGLHETAPWNEYSYGVSDRGASVRIPWQVEKDGKGYIEDRRPNANVDPYVVTRLIVDTCCSALEKAGQV, encoded by the coding sequence GTGACGTTCAAGGCTGAGTACATCTGGATCGACGGCACCCAGCCGACGGCCAAGCTCCGTTCGAAGACGAAGATAATCGCGGGTTCCGCGCCGGCGCTCGAAGAGCTGCCGATCTGGGGCTTCGACGGTTCGAGCACCAGCCAGGCCAAGGGTCACGCCTCCGACCGCGTACTGCGCCCCGTCGCCTCCTACCCGGACCCGATCCGCGGCGGCGGCGACATCCTCGTCCTGTGCGAGGTCCTGAACATCGACATGACGCCGCACGAGTCCAACACGCGTGCCGCGCTCGCCGAGGTCGCGGAGCAGTTCGCCGCGCAGGAGTCGATCTTCGGCATCGAGCAGGAGTACACGTTCTTCGAGGGCGAGCGCCCGCTCGGCTTCCCCGTGGGCGGCTTCCCGGCCGCGCAGGGCGGCTACTACTGCGGCGTGGGCGCGGACGAGATCTTCGGCCGTGACGTCGTCGAGGCGCACCTGGACAACTGCCTCAAGGCGGGTCTCGGGATCTCCGGCATCAACGCCGAGGTCATGCCCGGCCAGTGGGAGTTCCAGGTCGGTCCGCTCGCCCCGCTCGAGGTCTCCGACCAGCTGTGGGTGGCCCGCTGGCTGCTGTACCGCACCGCCGAGGACTTCAACATCTCCGCGACCCTCGACCCGAAGCCGGTCAAGGGCGACTGGAACGGCGCGGGCGCGCACACCAACTTCTCCACGAAGGCGATGCGCGAGGGCTACGACGCGATCATCACCGCGTGCGAGTCGCTCGGCGAGGGCTCGAAGCCGATGGACCACGTCAAGAACTACGGCGCGGGCATCGACGACCGTCTGACGGGTCTGCACGAGACCGCCCCGTGGAACGAGTACAGCTACGGCGTCTCCGACCGCGGTGCCTCGGTCCGCATCCCATGGCAGGTCGAGAAGGACGGCAAGGGCTACATCGAGGACCGCCGTCCGAACGCGAACGTCGACCCGTATGTCGTGACGCGCCTGATCGTCGACACCTGCTGCAGCGCTCTGGAGAAGGCCGGCCAGGTCTGA
- a CDS encoding DUF4191 domain-containing protein, with protein sequence MARKETAADAANPGRLKQIALTFKMTRKADPMIALVLAGVGIVTFGVFLAIGFLIGHPVYLGILGFLLAFLAMAIVFGRRAERAAFGQMEGQPGAAAAVLDNIGRGWTTTPAVAMNRSQDVVHRAVGKAGVVLVAEGNPNRVKTLLAAEKRKMARIVSDVPVNDILVGNGEGQVPLKKLRTTMLKLPRVLTGPQVTTTNDRLRAMGDLMSNMPLPKGPMPKGMRMPRGGGPKAR encoded by the coding sequence ATGGCGAGGAAGGAAACCGCAGCGGACGCTGCGAACCCCGGGCGACTCAAGCAGATCGCTCTGACCTTTAAGATGACCCGCAAGGCCGATCCGATGATCGCCCTTGTACTCGCGGGTGTGGGAATCGTCACCTTTGGTGTGTTCCTCGCGATCGGTTTCTTGATCGGTCACCCGGTATATCTCGGAATTCTCGGCTTCCTGCTCGCCTTCCTCGCGATGGCGATCGTCTTCGGACGCCGTGCCGAGCGAGCAGCCTTCGGGCAGATGGAGGGCCAGCCCGGCGCGGCTGCCGCGGTACTCGACAACATCGGCCGTGGCTGGACCACGACCCCGGCCGTGGCGATGAACCGCAGCCAGGACGTCGTCCACCGGGCGGTCGGCAAGGCCGGCGTCGTCCTGGTCGCCGAGGGCAACCCGAACCGCGTGAAGACGCTGCTGGCGGCCGAGAAGCGGAAGATGGCCCGCATCGTCTCCGACGTGCCGGTCAACGACATCCTCGTCGGCAACGGCGAGGGCCAGGTGCCGCTCAAGAAGCTCCGCACGACCATGCTCAAGCTCCCCCGCGTTCTCACGGGCCCGCAGGTCACGACGACCAACGACCGCCTCCGGGCGATGGGCGACCTGATGAGCAACATGCCGCTCCCCAAGGGCCCGATGCCCAAGGGCATGCGGATGCCGCGCGGTGGCGGCCCCAAGGCCCGCTGA
- a CDS encoding lipoyl synthase — translation MSAVAPDGRKMLRLEVRNSQTPIERKPEWIKTRAKMGPEYTKMQSLVKSEGLHTVCQEAGCPNIYECWEDREATFLIGGDQCTRRCDFCQIDTGKPEALDRDEPRRVGESVVTMDLNYATITGVARDDLEDGGAWLYAETVRQIHAMTAERAEGYTKVELLIPDFNADPDQLAEVFSSRPEVLGHNVETVPRIFKRIRPGFRYERSLEVITKAREAGLVTKSNLILGMGEERAEVSEALRQLHEAGTELITITQYLRPTPRHHPVERWVKPAEFVELKEEAEQIGFSGVMSGPLVRSSYRAGRLYQMAVEKRGSYVASQAV, via the coding sequence GTGTCCGCAGTCGCACCCGACGGACGCAAGATGCTGCGCCTGGAGGTCCGCAACAGCCAGACCCCCATCGAGCGCAAGCCCGAGTGGATCAAGACCCGGGCGAAAATGGGTCCCGAGTACACGAAGATGCAGAGCCTCGTGAAGAGCGAGGGCCTGCACACGGTCTGCCAGGAGGCGGGCTGTCCGAACATCTACGAGTGCTGGGAAGACCGCGAGGCCACCTTCCTCATCGGCGGCGACCAGTGCACCCGGCGCTGTGACTTCTGTCAGATCGACACGGGCAAGCCCGAGGCGCTGGACCGTGACGAGCCCCGCCGCGTCGGTGAGTCCGTCGTCACGATGGACCTGAACTACGCCACGATCACCGGCGTCGCGCGCGACGACCTGGAGGACGGCGGCGCCTGGCTGTACGCGGAGACCGTGCGCCAGATCCACGCGATGACGGCGGAGCGCGCCGAGGGCTACACCAAGGTCGAGCTGCTCATCCCCGACTTCAACGCCGACCCGGACCAGCTGGCCGAGGTCTTCTCGTCCCGCCCCGAGGTTCTCGGGCACAACGTCGAGACGGTGCCGCGCATCTTCAAGCGGATCCGCCCCGGCTTCCGGTACGAGCGCTCCCTCGAGGTCATCACGAAGGCCCGCGAGGCCGGCCTGGTCACCAAGTCCAACCTGATCCTGGGCATGGGCGAGGAGCGCGCCGAGGTCAGCGAGGCACTGCGCCAGCTGCACGAGGCGGGCACCGAGCTCATCACCATCACCCAGTACCTGCGCCCGACGCCGCGCCACCACCCCGTCGAGCGCTGGGTGAAGCCGGCCGAGTTCGTGGAGCTGAAGGAGGAGGCCGAGCAGATCGGCTTCTCCGGCGTCATGTCGGGCCCCCTGGTCCGCTCCTCGTACCGCGCCGGACGCCTCTACCAGATGGCGGTCGAGAAGCGCGGCTCGTACGTGGCCTCGCAGGCGGTCTGA
- a CDS encoding SCO2195 family GlnR-regulated protein: MQAAPVRATAIPTLTDALRAVESLLMSSGQRTARRNAWTSVLEDRRRAKDRVEAQRVLEKAVAARTS, from the coding sequence ATGCAGGCCGCGCCCGTACGCGCCACCGCCATCCCGACCCTCACCGACGCCCTGCGCGCGGTCGAGTCGCTGCTCATGAGCAGCGGACAGCGCACCGCACGCCGCAACGCCTGGACCTCCGTGCTCGAGGACCGCCGCCGCGCCAAGGACCGGGTGGAGGCGCAGCGGGTGCTCGAGAAGGCTGTGGCCGCCCGCACGTCGTAG
- a CDS encoding winged helix DNA-binding domain-containing protein has product MSGGRRHIGAPERRARLAAGQRLAPAARAGSAEEVAGSLVALHGTDPATVYLAVGARLRDPSKTVADVERALYTDRSLVRMHGMRHTVFVFPAALTAVVHASTGVAVAARERASFVRHLEAGSEHDAAWLADVEAGTLAAIGARGEATAAELAEDEPRLRTQLLYAPGKKYEAWQSISTRLLRVLGMEGRVVRGRPRGSWTSSQFRWALAPERPELPVAEAQSELLRHWLGSCGPATEADLKWWTGWKVTDVRRALAAVGAVEVELDEGAGFVLPGAVEPVTTDAEPWAALLPGLDPSAMGWQQRDWYLPPELRAPLFDGAGNIGPTVWWDGRIAGGWAQSKDGVVRWRLLADVGREAAAAVEAEAARLQEWVGGARVTPRFRTPLEKELAGPAPAKK; this is encoded by the coding sequence GTGAGTGGTGGGCGGCGGCACATCGGGGCGCCGGAGCGGCGGGCCAGACTCGCGGCCGGGCAGCGGCTCGCGCCCGCCGCGCGGGCGGGGTCCGCCGAGGAGGTCGCCGGGTCGCTCGTGGCGCTGCACGGCACGGACCCGGCCACCGTGTACCTGGCGGTGGGCGCGCGCCTCAGGGACCCGTCGAAGACGGTCGCCGATGTCGAGCGCGCCCTGTATACGGACCGCTCCCTGGTGCGCATGCACGGCATGCGGCACACGGTGTTCGTGTTCCCCGCCGCGCTCACGGCCGTGGTGCACGCGTCGACGGGTGTGGCGGTCGCCGCGCGGGAGCGCGCCTCCTTCGTCAGGCATCTGGAGGCGGGCAGCGAGCACGACGCGGCGTGGCTCGCGGACGTCGAGGCGGGCACCCTGGCGGCGATCGGGGCGCGTGGCGAGGCGACCGCGGCCGAACTCGCCGAGGACGAGCCCCGGTTGCGTACGCAGCTGCTGTACGCGCCGGGGAAGAAGTACGAGGCGTGGCAGTCGATCTCGACGCGGCTGCTGCGTGTGCTCGGCATGGAGGGGCGCGTCGTGCGCGGGCGGCCCCGCGGATCGTGGACGTCCAGCCAGTTCAGGTGGGCGCTCGCGCCCGAGCGTCCCGAACTCCCCGTGGCCGAGGCCCAGTCGGAACTCCTGCGGCACTGGCTCGGCTCGTGCGGTCCGGCCACGGAAGCCGACCTCAAGTGGTGGACGGGGTGGAAGGTCACCGACGTACGCAGGGCGCTCGCGGCGGTCGGGGCGGTCGAGGTGGAGCTGGACGAGGGGGCCGGGTTCGTGCTCCCCGGCGCCGTCGAGCCGGTCACCACCGACGCCGAGCCGTGGGCGGCCCTGCTCCCGGGGCTCGACCCGAGCGCGATGGGCTGGCAGCAGCGCGACTGGTATCTGCCGCCGGAGCTGCGGGCGCCGCTCTTCGACGGGGCGGGCAACATCGGGCCCACCGTGTGGTGGGACGGGCGGATCGCCGGCGGATGGGCTCAGAGCAAGGACGGCGTCGTCCGGTGGCGGCTGCTCGCGGACGTGGGCCGGGAGGCCGCGGCCGCCGTCGAGGCGGAGGCCGCGCGCCTCCAGGAGTGGGTGGGCGGGGCGCGGGTCACGCCCCGCTTCCGTACGCCTCTGGAGAAGGAGCTGGCGGGACCGGCTCCGGCGAAGAAGTGA
- a CDS encoding cupin domain-containing protein, which produces MSAKNPEHGTAHEVSLPPEVKMLQEVTPPFFPEGGSGMTILVDWPPGHPGLPPHRHSGPAFGYVMEGAVRFELEGEPERVVEAGGTFWEPGGDVIHYQDGNALSDAPTKFVVTMVCAPGQPMLKLVDEEELRERAHLRAPRPSEG; this is translated from the coding sequence ATGTCAGCGAAGAACCCAGAGCACGGAACCGCCCACGAAGTGTCCTTGCCGCCCGAAGTCAAAATGCTGCAGGAAGTGACTCCGCCCTTCTTTCCCGAAGGCGGTTCGGGAATGACCATCCTCGTCGACTGGCCTCCCGGTCACCCCGGGCTCCCTCCGCATCGCCACTCGGGCCCGGCGTTCGGCTACGTGATGGAGGGCGCGGTCCGGTTCGAGCTCGAGGGTGAGCCAGAGCGTGTGGTCGAGGCCGGTGGGACGTTCTGGGAGCCGGGCGGTGACGTGATCCACTACCAGGACGGCAACGCTCTGTCGGACGCACCGACCAAGTTCGTGGTGACCATGGTGTGCGCGCCGGGTCAGCCGATGCTCAAGTTGGTCGACGAGGAGGAGCTGCGGGAACGGGCACACCTGCGCGCCCCGCGTCCCTCCGAAGGCTGA
- a CDS encoding RDD family protein codes for MDNRQAIGSWLSGPRAAAEDAGVEFGYRGEQLGLPEQGPGSIARPGRRIAALVIDWALCMLIAYGLLTHGYNQATGNWALGIFFVLGLLTVGTLGFTPGKRIMGLRVVAQDGSGRLGVGRVLVRTVLLCVAVPALIWDRDGRGLHDRLARAVQVRA; via the coding sequence GTGGACAACAGGCAAGCAATCGGATCGTGGCTCTCCGGGCCGCGCGCGGCCGCAGAGGACGCGGGTGTCGAGTTCGGGTACCGCGGCGAGCAGCTGGGGCTCCCCGAGCAGGGGCCGGGCTCCATCGCCCGCCCCGGCAGGCGTATCGCCGCCCTCGTCATCGACTGGGCCCTGTGCATGCTGATCGCATACGGGCTCCTCACGCACGGCTACAACCAGGCGACGGGCAACTGGGCCCTCGGGATCTTCTTCGTCCTCGGCCTGCTCACCGTCGGCACGCTCGGCTTCACGCCGGGCAAGCGGATCATGGGTCTGCGCGTCGTCGCGCAGGACGGCTCCGGCCGCCTCGGCGTCGGCCGCGTCCTGGTCCGCACGGTGCTCCTGTGCGTCGCGGTCCCCGCGCTGATCTGGGACCGTGACGGCCGCGGCCTGCACGACCGCCTGGCCCGCGCGGTCCAGGTCCGCGCCTGA
- a CDS encoding DUF1269 domain-containing protein yields the protein MSNLFVVAYNDLATANQVREKMLELSKQHLVELEDIVVVERREDGKIKLHQAVNHTATGAAGGALWGGVIGLLFLVPLLGAAVGAAAGAAGGAATDTGINDGFMKDLSQNLQPGAAALFVLVKQASPDKVIPEIATFGGQLVQTSLSNEEEEHLRAALEAARAGAAAQEAPKA from the coding sequence ATGAGCAATCTGTTCGTCGTCGCCTACAACGACCTCGCCACGGCCAATCAGGTGCGCGAGAAAATGCTCGAGCTGTCCAAGCAACACCTCGTCGAGCTCGAGGACATCGTGGTCGTCGAGCGGCGCGAGGACGGGAAGATCAAGCTGCACCAGGCCGTGAACCACACGGCGACGGGTGCGGCCGGCGGGGCGCTGTGGGGCGGTGTCATCGGGCTGCTCTTCCTGGTGCCGCTGCTCGGCGCGGCCGTCGGTGCCGCGGCCGGGGCCGCCGGTGGTGCCGCGACCGACACCGGCATCAACGACGGCTTCATGAAGGACCTGAGCCAGAACCTGCAGCCCGGTGCAGCCGCGCTGTTCGTCCTGGTGAAGCAGGCCTCCCCGGACAAGGTCATCCCCGAGATCGCGACGTTCGGCGGTCAGCTCGTCCAGACCTCGCTGAGCAACGAGGAGGAGGAGCACCTGCGGGCGGCCCTGGAAGCGGCCCGGGCCGGCGCGGCGGCGCAGGAGGCCCCGAAGGCCTGA
- a CDS encoding arsenate reductase family protein, giving the protein MEIWINPACSKCRSALSLLDAEGADYTVRRYLEDVPSEDDIRAVLERLGLEPWDITRTQEADAKELGLKDWARDAGSRDRWIAALSAHPKLIQRPIITAEDGTAVVARSEDAVRDALGRN; this is encoded by the coding sequence ATGGAAATCTGGATCAACCCCGCCTGTTCGAAGTGCCGCAGCGCGCTCTCCCTGCTCGATGCGGAAGGCGCCGACTACACGGTGCGGCGCTACCTGGAGGACGTGCCGTCCGAGGACGACATCCGCGCCGTTCTGGAGCGGCTCGGGCTCGAGCCGTGGGACATCACGCGGACGCAGGAGGCCGACGCGAAGGAGCTCGGCCTGAAGGACTGGGCGCGGGACGCGGGTTCGCGCGACCGGTGGATCGCGGCGCTGTCCGCACACCCGAAGCTCATCCAGCGGCCCATCATCACGGCGGAGGACGGTACGGCCGTGGTGGCGCGCAGCGAGGACGCGGTCCGGGACGCGCTCGGACGTAACTGA